In Paenibacillus sp. FSL M7-0420, a single genomic region encodes these proteins:
- a CDS encoding N-acetylglucosamine-6-phosphate deacetylase, protein MNIDALHYRTGEPVRITLQEGFIAAIESLDTELTLEERAELSMVAPGLVDLQINGYGGYDFNHPALGAEDVKKAVRAVWREGITAFYPTVITGAPYTILGAMRAIARACDEDEASAATIKGIHLEGPFLSPEDGPRGAHALEHIRPPDTALFDQWQEASGGRISIVTLSPEWEGSAEFIRHCVRQGVTVSIGHTSADTAQIAGAVAAGARLSTHLGNGAHAMLPRHPNYLWTQLAEEALWCTLIADGFHLPDEVLKVAMKVKGRRALLVSDAVALAGLAPGSYDTPVGGRVVLTPAGRLHLAGEPGLLAGSAQMLLRHIARLSAAGLASLPDAWDMASVHPAGFMALPAAAGLAPGAPADLALIRRSGTGAAGLALTALCQAGGWVYRRD, encoded by the coding sequence ATGAACATTGACGCGCTGCATTACCGGACAGGCGAACCGGTCCGCATTACGCTGCAGGAGGGCTTCATTGCTGCAATTGAATCTCTTGATACGGAGCTGACGCTGGAGGAACGGGCGGAGCTGTCTATGGTTGCGCCTGGCCTGGTCGATCTGCAGATCAACGGCTATGGCGGATATGATTTCAATCATCCGGCATTGGGTGCAGAGGATGTCAAGAAGGCGGTCCGCGCGGTGTGGCGGGAGGGGATAACGGCCTTCTACCCGACTGTAATTACCGGCGCCCCGTATACTATTCTCGGAGCGATGCGGGCGATTGCCCGGGCCTGTGACGAGGATGAGGCCAGCGCGGCGACGATCAAGGGCATCCATCTGGAAGGCCCGTTCCTCTCGCCGGAGGACGGGCCGCGCGGGGCACATGCGCTGGAGCATATCCGTCCGCCGGATACGGCCTTGTTCGACCAGTGGCAGGAGGCTTCGGGCGGACGAATCTCCATTGTGACGCTGTCCCCCGAATGGGAGGGGAGCGCGGAATTCATCCGCCACTGCGTACGGCAGGGAGTGACGGTCTCCATCGGGCATACGTCAGCGGATACCGCGCAGATTGCCGGGGCGGTTGCCGCCGGAGCGCGGCTGTCCACGCATCTGGGCAATGGTGCCCATGCTATGCTGCCGCGCCATCCGAACTACCTGTGGACCCAGCTCGCCGAAGAGGCGCTGTGGTGCACCTTGATCGCCGACGGCTTCCACCTCCCGGATGAGGTGCTGAAGGTGGCGATGAAGGTCAAGGGCCGGCGGGCACTGCTGGTCAGCGATGCCGTTGCCCTCGCCGGGCTTGCGCCCGGCAGCTACGACACGCCGGTCGGCGGCCGTGTCGTGCTGACCCCGGCGGGCCGGCTGCATCTCGCCGGCGAGCCCGGGCTGCTGGCGGGCTCGGCGCAGATGCTGCTGCGCCACATCGCGCGCCTCAGCGCCGCGGGCCTGGCCAGCCTGCCGGACGCCTGGGACATGGCGTCCGTGCATCCGGCAGGCTTCATGGCCCTGCCGGCGGCCGCGGGCCTGGCCCCAGGAGCGCCGGCGGATCTTGCGCTGATCCGCCGCTCGGGCACCGGCGCGGCCGGGCTTGCGCTGACGGCGCTGTGCCAGGCCGGCGGCTGGGTCTACCGCCGGGACTGA
- a CDS encoding YdeI/OmpD-associated family protein, which translates to MIIENRLAATTREELRNWLMANSTTEGSCWVEVSLKPLPGTILYLDAVEEALCFGWIDGVKKVNAEGKLMQRLSPRSKRSSWTELNKERVRRLEKLGLMRGEGRRCLPDMNVGAFRIDPVIEQRLKEDEQVYRHFLAFPALYQRVRIDTIQSYIRQPELFERRLDKFIENTRVNKMYGEWHDNGRLLDY; encoded by the coding sequence ATGATCATTGAAAATAGGCTTGCAGCTACAACGAGGGAAGAATTAAGAAATTGGCTGATGGCGAACAGTACCACAGAGGGTTCTTGCTGGGTCGAGGTCAGTCTGAAGCCGCTCCCGGGGACAATACTGTACCTTGACGCCGTGGAAGAAGCGCTGTGCTTCGGCTGGATTGACGGGGTGAAGAAGGTGAATGCTGAAGGCAAGCTGATGCAACGGCTGTCTCCACGCAGCAAGCGGAGTTCATGGACTGAGCTTAATAAGGAGCGCGTGCGAAGGCTGGAGAAGCTGGGGCTGATGCGCGGCGAGGGACGGCGATGCCTGCCTGATATGAATGTCGGAGCTTTTCGAATCGATCCTGTGATTGAACAGAGATTGAAGGAGGACGAGCAGGTGTATCGCCATTTCCTGGCCTTTCCGGCGCTGTATCAGCGGGTGCGGATCGACACCATTCAGAGCTATATCCGCCAGCCGGAGCTGTTCGAACGCAGATTGGACAAATTCATCGAGAATACCCGCGTGAACAAAATGTACGGAGAGTGGCATGACAACGGGCGTCTGCTGGATTATTAG
- a CDS encoding methyl-accepting chemotaxis protein: MILLKGKPLHFSMKWKLILSFSAITLIFLGVAVYQGHKIKQVELSMERQKSEMENRITVSTITQQLQELNHAETSLAESSDLEQAEPLQEKQQQLSGELDKVNFEQGAPASASYKLLSAQAAEYSALTKELVTTMADETLDPLSVLEKIDGIHTKALALNQDMLKTNGKLYTAAAKNAEQAQNVSFALLDDTVSIVTYAAIAVSLFLLMLAWLLIRSFLTPVRKLQAALRQIADGDLRQQINSPYNDELGQLSHHFDHMVNRVQGMLRQTLSAAGSLADYAQSFQGSSAVTAHTNQNIVRTIQEISLGADQQASQSEQSTQLLVELASGVQEITDYTDVMLTTSEAANRNRQLGSETVTALRQSSQDSRVSISKVYGALDKLVSQSKDISRITHSITEISKQTNILSLNAAIEAARAGAAGKGFAVIADEVRQLSVQTNGSSVHISRIIQELEAGMADFQGHMMETRDRLEQQDHQVEQTLASFAAIDESITGISTQIGQIHLKVEQTSVLNSRLAESVHSVAAVAEQTAAGVQEVNASSTQQDQAISDIARQAGEINEISQRLFREINVFKIAEAAEAGFELGVASELEPDPDSVSDSGVSSAHADRTLRGRVQEPEEQQEAETAVEIQPKLQQEMHTNLTEQTDKRAEAGIHRPLPAGIPVQEWPAPGQSIIVNEPQKEISKELKEELLVLAK, from the coding sequence ATGATACTTTTGAAGGGGAAGCCGCTGCACTTTTCGATGAAATGGAAGCTGATCTTGAGTTTCTCGGCGATTACACTTATTTTTCTGGGCGTGGCTGTGTACCAGGGACATAAAATCAAGCAGGTCGAGCTGTCCATGGAACGGCAGAAGAGCGAAATGGAGAATAGAATCACGGTCTCAACCATCACCCAGCAGCTGCAGGAGCTGAACCATGCCGAGACTTCCTTGGCGGAATCCAGCGACCTGGAGCAGGCAGAACCCTTGCAGGAGAAGCAGCAGCAGCTGTCTGGCGAGCTGGATAAGGTGAATTTTGAGCAGGGTGCGCCTGCTTCTGCCAGTTATAAGCTGCTGTCTGCCCAGGCCGCAGAATACAGTGCTCTGACGAAGGAACTGGTAACAACGATGGCGGATGAGACCCTTGACCCGCTAAGTGTTTTGGAGAAAATCGATGGTATACATACGAAGGCGCTCGCATTGAATCAGGACATGCTGAAGACGAACGGGAAGCTGTACACCGCCGCTGCCAAAAATGCCGAACAGGCGCAGAATGTCTCCTTCGCCCTGCTGGATGATACGGTATCCATCGTGACGTATGCTGCGATCGCAGTGTCCCTGTTCCTGCTGATGCTCGCCTGGCTGCTGATCCGCTCGTTCCTCACCCCGGTACGCAAGCTGCAGGCCGCGCTCAGACAGATCGCGGATGGCGATCTGCGGCAGCAGATTAACTCCCCGTACAATGACGAGCTGGGACAGCTGAGCCATCATTTCGACCATATGGTCAATAGGGTACAGGGGATGCTGCGGCAGACGTTGTCTGCGGCGGGGTCGCTTGCCGATTACGCGCAATCTTTTCAGGGGTCTTCGGCGGTTACAGCGCATACGAACCAGAATATTGTCAGAACCATACAGGAGATTTCGCTTGGAGCAGACCAGCAGGCCAGCCAGTCGGAGCAGAGCACGCAGCTCCTGGTGGAGCTGGCCTCCGGGGTTCAGGAGATTACTGACTATACCGATGTGATGCTGACTACGAGTGAAGCCGCTAACCGGAACAGACAGCTGGGCTCGGAGACCGTTACGGCGCTGCGCCAGAGCTCGCAGGATTCCCGGGTGTCCATCAGCAAGGTCTACGGGGCGCTGGACAAGCTGGTGAGCCAGTCCAAGGATATCTCGCGCATTACCCATTCGATCACCGAAATCTCGAAGCAGACGAATATTCTCTCGCTGAACGCCGCGATTGAAGCGGCCAGGGCCGGAGCAGCAGGCAAAGGCTTCGCCGTGATTGCCGATGAAGTGCGCCAGCTGTCCGTCCAGACGAATGGCTCCTCGGTGCATATCAGCAGGATTATTCAGGAGCTTGAGGCCGGTATGGCTGATTTCCAGGGACATATGATGGAGACCCGTGACCGTCTGGAGCAGCAGGACCATCAGGTGGAACAGACCCTGGCTTCCTTCGCCGCGATCGACGAATCGATTACAGGCATCAGCACACAGATCGGGCAAATTCACCTTAAGGTGGAACAGACCAGTGTCCTCAATTCGCGGCTGGCCGAATCTGTACATTCTGTTGCGGCTGTAGCTGAGCAGACAGCGGCCGGAGTTCAGGAGGTGAACGCTTCCAGCACCCAGCAGGATCAGGCCATCAGCGACATTGCCAGGCAGGCCGGGGAGATTAATGAAATCTCGCAGCGGCTGTTCCGGGAGATCAATGTGTTCAAAATTGCGGAGGCTGCTGAGGCCGGATTCGAGCTTGGAGTAGCGTCTGAGCTAGAGCCAGACCCAGATTCCGTTTCAGATTCAGGTGTAAGTTCAGCACATGCAGACCGAACGCTTCGCGGAAGGGTGCAGGAACCGGAAGAGCAGCAGGAAGCGGAGACAGCCGTGGAAATTCAGCCCAAGCTACAGCAGGAGATGCATACGAACCTCACGGAGCAGACAGACAAAAGGGCAGAAGCCGGAATTCACCGGCCCCTGCCTGCGGGAATACCGGTGCAGGAATGGCCTGCGCCCGGCCAGAGTATAATTGTGAATGAACCGCAGAAAGAAATCTCCAAAGAGCTGAAGGAGGAGCTACTGGTCCTTGCGAAGTGA